The sequence GGTAGCGATAAGCGACCGCATGAAAAGTTCCCGCCTCAACCGCCTTAGCCTTGCTCTCGCCAAAAAGAGCGGCGAGGCGCGAAATCATCTCATTGGCCGCTTTATTAGTGAAGGTGAGCAGAAGAATCTCTTGGGGTGTGATTCCCTGATGCATGAGATGGGCAATGCGCCCCACAATGGTTGAGGTCTTGCCGGTGCCAGCGGATGCGATGATTAGATTGTGACCTAGGGGAGCGGAGCTAGCCGCTTGCTGCTCCGCATTGAGAGAGGAGAGAGGCAAAAGAAGGGTTACTCCTTCACATAGTTTTTGATCTTGTCCGCCACGCTAAAGTCGGGATAGTCCTTGATCGAGAGAGCGATTTGAGCCGCCGTCTGGTTGTCATCATTAAAAATAAGAGGCGCAAGGAAATTGACTCTAGATTCATCGATGGGATTTTGGATCACCACCGTGCAAAAAACGCGAACTTTGCTTTGTGCATTTATATCCAAAAGAGCCTGAATGTACGCAGGAATATCAAAGGAATACTCTCTGAGCGCATAGGGGTTAGCAAGCGTGATCTCAATGGAGGGGTTATTGATTGCTTTAATCTTGGCAAACATCTCATCCACTTCAACTAGATCAAATTCCTTGATCTCTTCAAAACCTAAGAGGGGAGATTTCAATTCATACACCACGGGAACTCCTTTTTTTAGGGTGGGGGAGAAACTTCAAGAACCTAAGCCTTATTGAGGCTTGAAGATGATTCCGCTATAATCCGCACGATTTTTGAAGTCTATACAGACTCCAAGCAAAAGCCATACCAACACCAAGGAAACCCCCGTTATGAGCCAAGAGGAAACCAAAGGCTACAACCCACGAGAGATAGAAGAATCATACTACAAAATCTGGGAAACCCGAGGCTATTTTGAGGTCGAGGGGAATGCTCAAATCCAAAAGCCCAATCAAAACTTTGCCGTCATGCTCCCTCCGCCCAATGTCACAGGAAGCCTGCACATCGGACATGCGCTCAACCACACTCTCATTGACATTATGACACGCTACAAGCGAATGGATGGTTACAAAACCCTCTGGCAGCCCGGCACCGACCATGCAGG comes from Wolinella succinogenes DSM 1740 and encodes:
- the fliW gene encoding flagellar assembly protein FliW — encoded protein: MVYELKSPLLGFEEIKEFDLVEVDEMFAKIKAINNPSIEITLANPYALREYSFDIPAYIQALLDINAQSKVRVFCTVVIQNPIDESRVNFLAPLIFNDDNQTAAQIALSIKDYPDFSVADKIKNYVKE